The Lycium barbarum isolate Lr01 chromosome 10, ASM1917538v2, whole genome shotgun sequence genome includes a region encoding these proteins:
- the LOC132614928 gene encoding cytochrome c oxidase assembly protein COX15 encodes MLESRLITLLRRNKDLGHKISSNLGKWGFTETKISSFSILNQQRCLYSSRNIIRRTFVNYGLRSFHQLNHKGVHRTPFRKLSTVAASAAENKEGLKFLVTAGPHARKAVGIWLFASAAWVFSMVLLGGVTRLTRSGLSMTDWKFTGSLPPLTDEDWLVEFEKYKQSPEYKRVNKGMNIKDFKFIYWMEYAHRMWGRALGIMFALPFSYFLRKGYITVRLGLRLSGLFALGAGQGLIGWWMVKSGLEEPASEYVEPRVSPYRLAAHLTSAFAIYCGLFWTALSVVMPEPPAESLSCVRGAAKVKRLAIPVGILVGITAISGAFVAGNDAGRAFNTFPKMGDTWIPDDIFSMKPLIRNFFENTSTVQLDHRILATATLAAIGGLWLSTRKVDTHPAVRHLIGSTMGMAALQVTLGISTLLSYVPVSLGTAHQAGALTLLTFMILLNHTVRRPSPSLLKTLPSVGKMV; translated from the exons TGGAAAATGGGGTTTTACAGAAACCAAGATTTCTTCATTTTCGATATTGAACCAGCAAAGGTGTTTATATTCTAGCAGAAATATAATTAGAAGAACATTTGTTAACTATGGTTTAAGATCCTTTCATCAACTTAATCACAAG GGTGTGCATAGGACGCCTTTCAGAAAACTTTCGACGGTGGCAGCTTCTGCAGCTGAAAACAAGGAGGGATTGAAGTTCCTTGTAACTGCTGGACCCCACGCCCGGAAAGCGGTTGGCATATGGCTTTTTGCGTCTGCTGCTTGGGTCTTCAGTATGGTTTTGCTTGGTGGTGTAACACGGTTGACACGTTCTGGTCTTTCAATGACGGACTGGAAATTCACCGGGAGCCTTCCTCCTCTAACAGATGAAGACTGGTTGGTTGAATTTGAGAAGTACAAGCAATCCCCAGAATACAAACG TGTGAACAAGGGGATGAACATTAAGGATTTCAAGTTCATATATTGGATGGAATATGCACACAGAATGTGGGGAAGGGCTCTTGGTATAATGTTTGCACTTCCATTCTCATATTTTCTCCGTAAAGGATACATAACAGTAAGACTTGGACTTAGACTGTCTGGACTCTTTGCTCTTGGTGCTGGACAGGGGCTCATAGGTTGGTGGATGGTGAAAAGTGGTTTAGAG GAGCCAGCATCGGAGTATGTTGAACCAAGAGTAAGCCCTTACCGCCTTGCAGCTCATCTTACCTCCGCGTTTGCTATTTATTGTGGACTTTTCTGGACGGCTCTTTCTGTTGTTATGCCTGAACCTCCTGCTGAATCACTTTCCTGTGTTCGTGGGGCAGCAAAAGTTAAGCGGCTTGCAATTCCTGTGGGCATCCTTGTTGGAATTACTGCTATCTCTGGAGCTTTTGTTGCTGGAAATGACGCT GGACGGGCATTTAATACTTTTCCAAAGATGGGAGATACATGGATTCCAGATGATATCTTTAGTATGAAACCTCTTATCCGCAACTTTTTTGAGAATACATCAACAGTTCAG CTTGATCATCGTATACTCGCCACTGCTACTTTAGCTGCAATAGGCGGATTATGGTTGTCAACCAGAAAGGTGGATACGCATCCTGCAGTACGACATTTAATTGGAAGCACCATGGGCATGGCTGCTCTGCAG GTCACATTGGGCATATCTACTCTTCTTTCCTATGTCCCAGTTTCTCTAGGAACTGCTCATCAGGCAGGAGCATTGACTCTTTTAACATTCATGATCCTGCTC